In Betaproteobacteria bacterium, the following are encoded in one genomic region:
- a CDS encoding flagellar hook-length control protein FliK has translation MPAEVPLRAQLDLIEGRPVMVAILGWEPREAHWELPRKGQAEREEDIWTTQLQLNFPRLGQMTARIRLAGDSLALALTAESGQTRAELAARQEALKAAGLSLSALAVSHRDG, from the coding sequence ATGCCAGCGGAAGTGCCTCTGCGGGCACAACTGGATTTGATCGAGGGCCGCCCGGTCATGGTGGCCATCCTGGGTTGGGAGCCGCGGGAGGCGCATTGGGAGTTACCGCGGAAGGGTCAGGCTGAGCGGGAAGAAGACATTTGGACTACCCAACTGCAACTGAATTTCCCGCGTTTGGGGCAAATGACCGCGCGCATCCGCCTGGCCGGCGACAGTTTGGCCCTCGCCTTGACCGCGGAATCTGGACAAACCAGGGCTGAATTGGCCGCGCGGCAGGAGGCCCTCAAGGCTGCGGGCCTTAGCCTGTCTGCCTTGGCGGTGAGCCATCGCGATGGGTGA